The following are from one region of the Sardina pilchardus chromosome 4, fSarPil1.1, whole genome shotgun sequence genome:
- the LOC134078039 gene encoding uncharacterized protein LOC134078039, which yields MQHNTGKGCQGRVRVLCLLLPLLLSGSALTSSIRTLDTVEELADISIEFGKAFPRHGLHLLHWLATTAEFIHTDFIQLVNIEPSRGDYGFHRYDNAQGILPSLGTIGTDLPQYFSLGNLDTNTHPRSRQLPSYVTEDSYNSRGDPNWNRDRIVVQISRDNRTSASGDPVAQVQVFITPCHHAGSPPQACVYDGNSTFEVSLQLLGEIPQLTLDAFLRQAGYDAYIRDALHAQSLGCTWRTQRGDSVGGAMGECEAPNVRLEVVTSPHPGYAWISWSGIPRTTLEKGVVMTLRSNTEGSGEVFHRSMDGQWTSGVMATPLRLDTGLQVTLAQLAGPQSGVQLWAGPEFDETNGKLPTRGYDASLQLFVKRGKACVRLYIRKTFSDWMAVGRFGLSWVALYKSSSDRSMSTQTWQWVVRFTRNGGRDTEAYEAYDYESNMDIRLEVQARFFLGRAYSSERARTAPWDVRRQPPQVRLEVQPPPWCGAGLYDGPRPLKKESQL from the exons ATGCAGCACAACACTGGTAAG GGCTGTcagggtagggttagggttctctGCTtgctcctcccactcctcctctccggcTCTGCCCTGACCTCCAGCATCAGGACTCTAGATACAGTAGAGGAGCTTGCAGACATCAGCATTGAGTTTGGAAAAGCATTCCCCCGCCACGGactccacctgctccactgGCTAGCTACCACAGCAGAGTTCATACACACTGATTTCATACAGCTGGTAAACATTGAGCCATCTCGAGGGGATTATGGCTTCCATCGCTATGACAACGCACAGGGTATCCTCCCCTCCTTAGGTACCATAGGCACTGATCTTCCTCAGTATTTCTCCCTGGGAAACCTCGATACCAATACTCATCCTCGCAGCAGACAATTGCCAAGCTACGTCACAGAGGACTCTTACAACAGTCGCGGTGATCCAAACTGGAACCGGGACAGGATCGTTGTCCAGATCTCCAGGGACAACCGAACCAGCGCGAGTGGAGACCCTGTGGCACAGGTGCAGGTCTTCATCACGCCGTGCCATCATGCTGGATCTCCTCCCCAGGCCTGTGTCTATGACGGAAACAGCACCTTTGAGGTGAGCCTTCAGCTCCTGGGGGAGATTCCCCAGCTCACGCTGGACGCCTTCCTGCGGCAGGCCGGTTACGACGCGTACATCAGGGACGCACTGCACGCCCAGAGCCTTGGGTGCACGTGGCGGACGCAGAGAGGGGACAGCGTTGGGGGCGCAATGGGCGAGTGTGAGGCGCCCAACGTAAGGCTGGAGGTGGTGACCTCCCCTCACCCTGGTTACGCCTGGATCAGCTGGAGCGGGATTCCACGGACCACCCTGGAGAAGGGCGTTGTCATGACGCTTCGCTCCAACACGGAGGGCTCGGGGGAGGTCTTCCACCGCAGCATGGACGGGCAGTGGACGTCTGGGGTCATGGCCACCCCGTTGCGTCTGGACACCGGGCTGCAGGTCACCCTCGCGCAGCTCGCCGGGCCTCAGTCTGGCGTCCAGCTCTGGGCAGGCCCCGAATTCGACGAGACCAACGGGAAACTTCCGACTCGTGGATACGACGCCAGTCTGCAGCTGTTCGTCAAACGAGGCAAGGCCTGCGTCCGCCTCTACATACGAAAGACCTTCAGCGATTGGATGGCCGTGGGAAGATTCGGACTCTCGTGGGTGGCGCTGTACAAGAGCAGCTCCGACAGGAGCATGAGTACGCAAACGTGGCAGTGGGTCGTCAGGTTCACGAGGAACGGCGGGAGAGACACGGAGGCGTACGAGGCTTACGATTACGAATCTAACATGGACATCAGGCTCGAGGTGCAGGCGCGGTTCTTCCTGGGTAGGGCCTACTCCAGTGAGAGGGCCCGCACAGCACCCTGGGACGTGCGGCGCCAACCCCCTCAGGTCCGGTTGGAGGTGCAGCCTCCACCCTGGTGTGGAGCGGGACTGTATGATGGACCCAGACCGCTAAAAAAAGAGTCACAACTCTAA